CCTGATTGCAAAATATAAACTCTTTCCAACGCTGGTCCCGCTCAAGCCCGAGTGATTTAGTTTGACGGAAATATCAGATTAAAAATTCGCAACACGCCTGTAACATTCCGGTCCTATAATAAGCCGGCTTTGATTGCGGATGTTCCCGGGACATACCCAATGACTGAAAGTTCTGAATTATCCGAGACCATATCCGTTGTCCTGATCGGCAGCGGCGGCGTCGGCGTGGTGACGGCGGGCAATATCTTTCTGGACGCGGCGGCGCACGCCGGCTGGTACGGGCTGATGATGCGCTCGGCGGGGCCGCAGATTCGCGGCGGCGAATCGGTGGCTTTCATTCGTCTGGGATCACGTCCGGTAGGCTCGCTGGACGACGCCTTCGACATCATGGTCGCTTACGACTGGGTCAACTTCGAGCGCTTCGCCGCCGAGGTTCCCCTTAACGGCGACAGTCTGGTCATTTGCGACCCGGCGGCGGGAGATATCCCCGAAATCGTCATCGCCGCCGGCGCCCGCATTGCCGAGTTGCCGCTGAAAGACACGGCGAAAGGCATTGCCGGCGGCCGCTCAAGCATGGTCGGCCTCGGCGCGCTGAGCGCCCTGATTTCCCTGCCCGAGACGGCGCTGACGGAGACTCTGGATCATCTGTTCAAAGGCAAGGGCGAGGAAATCCTCAAAGCCAACCGACTGAGCGCCAAGGCCGGACGCGACGCGGCGCAAGGGCTGGATATGAAGCGCCGCCTCAAGATCGCCGAACCGGCGCCCAAGGTCGAACGCTGGAACATCAGCGGCAACGAAGCGGCGGGGCTGGGCGCCGTTCGCGCCGGCCTTCGTTTTGTCGCCGCCTATCCGATAACCCCCAGCACCGACATGCTGGAATGGCTGGCACCCAATCTGGAAAAGCTGGGCGGCGTCCTGGTTCAGGCCGAAGACGAGTTGGCCTCGATCAACATGATCATCGGCGGCTCGTTCGGCGGCGTGCCGGCGCTGACCGCCACCTCCGGGCCGGGGCTGGCTTTGATGATGGAAAGCATCGGTCTGGCGGTGGCCTCGGAAGTTCCGGTCGTTATCGTCAACGTCATGCGCGGAGGACCGTCAACCGGCATCCCCACCAAGTCGGAGCAGAGCGATCTTAATATCGCCGTCTACGGCCTGCACGGCGACGCCCCGCACATAGTGACGGCGCCCAACTCGGTGGATGACTGCCTGTTCGCCACCCAATGGTCGATGCATCTGGCCGAGGCTCTTCAATGCCCGGCCATCGTTCTTTCCGATCAGGCGCTGGGTCAGGCGCGCATGCTTATTGACCGCCCCGCCGATGCGGCCTTTGTCGCCAGGCGTGAAACCATCACGGCGGAGGTGAAAAACTACCGGCGCTATGCCCTGACCGCTTCCGGCGTCTCGCCGATGGCCATCCCCGGCGTCCCGAACGCCGAATATGTGGCCGACGGACTGGAGCATACGGAAGACGGCAAGCCGTCCGCCCAGGCCGAGCATCACCGGCAACAACTGGACAAGCGCCAACGCAAACTGACCGACCATGATTTCGGTCGCCATTGGGCCGATATCGTCGGCGAGGGGGACACCGCCATCGTCACCTGGGGATCATCCACCGACCCGGTGCGCGAGGCGCAGGCGCGGGCCGCCGCCGAAGGAGTGAATACGCGCCTTATTTCCATACGCCTGTTGTTGCCGGCGCAGACCGAAAAATTCCATCAGGCGATAAAGGGAGTAAAGCGGCTGCTGGTCGTCGAACAAACTCACTCCGGGCAGTTCCACCGCTATCTTCGCGCCCACTACGATCTGCAAGGCGAGGTCAAGGTCTTCAAGCAGCCGGGACCATTGCCGATCCGGCCCGGCCAAATCCATGATCTGCTCGTAAACTGGAAGTAGGATATTCAATATGG
This region of Rhodospirillales bacterium RIFCSPLOWO2_02_FULL_58_16 genomic DNA includes:
- a CDS encoding 2-oxoglutarate synthase — its product is MTAGNIFLDAAAHAGWYGLMMRSAGPQIRGGESVAFIRLGSRPVGSLDDAFDIMVAYDWVNFERFAAEVPLNGDSLVICDPAAGDIPEIVIAAGARIAELPLKDTAKGIAGGRSSMVGLGALSALISLPETALTETLDHLFKGKGEEILKANRLSAKAGRDAAQGLDMKRRLKIAEPAPKVERWNISGNEAAGLGAVRAGLRFVAAYPITPSTDMLEWLAPNLEKLGGVLVQAEDELASINMIIGGSFGGVPALTATSGPGLALMMESIGLAVASEVPVVIVNVMRGGPSTGIPTKSEQSDLNIAVYGLHGDAPHIVTAPNSVDDCLFATQWSMHLAEALQCPAIVLSDQALGQARMLIDRPADAAFVARRETITAEVKNYRRYALTASGVSPMAIPGVPNAEYVADGLEHTEDGKPSAQAEHHRQQLDKRQRKLTDHDFGRHWADIVGEGDTAIVTWGSSTDPVREAQARAAAEGVNTRLISIRLLLPAQTEKFHQAIKGVKRLLVVEQTHSGQFHRYLRAHYDLQGEVKVFKQPGPLPIRPGQIHDLLVNWK